A portion of the Algisphaera agarilytica genome contains these proteins:
- a CDS encoding RNA polymerase sigma factor encodes MTAMMTPSPVTPPAEAVEPVEQDAATDEALAARVQTGCVKSYEELDRRYRVRLIHLLRRRVGRETDAEDLAQITLFTAYEKIGRYDPKRKFSTWLFTIAVRKAIDHGRANAKHVAPSGHEPTAGGDAIIALPDQSDGPLQRTIEAEQHDRRSEIWRLADEVLKPAQWTALWLHYGEDQTPAEVAKAMNISRVNARVLLHRARKILSEKLKHTPALAAM; translated from the coding sequence ATGACGCCCAGCCCCGTCACCCCACCCGCCGAAGCTGTCGAGCCCGTCGAACAGGACGCGGCCACCGACGAAGCCCTGGCGGCGCGGGTGCAGACCGGCTGCGTCAAGAGCTACGAAGAACTCGACCGGCGGTACCGCGTCCGGCTGATCCACCTGCTGCGTCGCCGCGTCGGTCGGGAAACCGATGCTGAGGACCTGGCCCAGATCACGCTCTTTACGGCGTACGAAAAGATCGGCCGCTACGACCCCAAGCGGAAGTTCAGCACCTGGCTCTTCACGATCGCGGTCCGCAAAGCAATCGACCACGGCCGGGCCAACGCCAAGCACGTCGCCCCGTCGGGGCACGAACCCACCGCGGGCGGCGACGCGATCATCGCCCTGCCCGATCAGTCCGACGGCCCGCTGCAACGGACGATCGAGGCCGAGCAACACGACCGCCGTTCGGAAATCTGGCGGCTGGCCGACGAAGTGCTCAAGCCCGCGCAGTGGACCGCGCTCTGGTTGCACTACGGCGAGGACCAAACCCCCGCCGAGGTCGCCAAGGCGATGAACATCAGCCGTGTGAACGCCCGCGTCCTGCTGCACCGGGCCCGCAAGATCCTCAGCGAGAAACTCAAACACACCCCGGCCCTGGCCGCGATGTAA